In one window of Rhinoderma darwinii isolate aRhiDar2 chromosome 7, aRhiDar2.hap1, whole genome shotgun sequence DNA:
- the CIMIP4 gene encoding ciliary microtubule inner protein 4 isoform X4, whose product MRASVAGALEDICVWNTVWIIYVIKCYSSLPTPRSAPSNTINLDNEKLQMSSTKLYNIDQRTMSNQRGRRSNTSQACMKNQQEDTRNLIPSNIRHKYGSSVVDQLICPVQVRSCLREEERRLCHQGYCIPKLSMKSCFMEDYPHKIYYELGHCLRSNLFPGAPIKQHSLVHDSYTAEVNVKGRLEKHNTHQWYGRKTDELGIKEIIRKQTEYTG is encoded by the exons ATGAGGGCATCTGTGGCTGGCGCCCTGGAGGATATCTGTGTCTGGAACACTGTGTGGATCATCTATG TTATCAAGTGCTATTCATCTTTACCTACACCAAGATCCGCACCTTCTAATACAATTAATCTTGATAATGAGAAGCTTCAAATGAGCTCAACAAAATTGTACAATATAGATCAGCGCACTATGAGCAACCAAAGAGGGAGAAGAAGTAACACATCTCAAGCATGTAtgaaaaaccaacaagaagataCCAGGAACCTGATACCGTCTAACATAAGACATAAGTATGGCAGCTCGGTGGTGGACCAGCTTATCTGTCCAGTGCAG GTAAGAAGCTGTTTGAGAGAAGAAGAGAGAAGACTGTGCCACCAGGGATATTGCATACCCAAACTAAGCATGAAATCCTGTTTCATGGAAGACTATCCACACAAGATCTATTATGAACTGGGACATTGTCTCCGTAGTAATCTATTCCCAG GGGCGCCCATAAAACAGCACAGCTTGGTGCATGATTCCTATACAGCAGAAGTGAATGTAAAGGGGAGGCTGGAAAAACACAATACCCATCAATGGTATGGAAGGAAGACCGACGAGTTAG GAATAAAAGAAATTATCAGAAAACAGACTGAATATACAGGTTAA
- the CIMIP4 gene encoding ciliary microtubule inner protein 4 isoform X2 encodes MEAKSSVIKCYSSLPTPRSAPSNTINLDNEKLQMSSTKLYNIDQRTMSNQRGRRSNTSQACMKNQQEDTRNLIPSNIRHKYGSSVVDQLICPVQVRSCLREEERRLCHQGYCIPKLSMKSCFMEDYPHKIYYELGHCLRSNLFPGAPIKQHSLVHDSYTAEVNVKGRLEKHNTHQWYGRKTDELAIWSEMVMKRNTIAKILQSQLKPSCAFPLPIRTNVPKNVPPPLLQPPKKPRKQRYKKMS; translated from the exons ATGGAAGCTAAAAGCTCAG TTATCAAGTGCTATTCATCTTTACCTACACCAAGATCCGCACCTTCTAATACAATTAATCTTGATAATGAGAAGCTTCAAATGAGCTCAACAAAATTGTACAATATAGATCAGCGCACTATGAGCAACCAAAGAGGGAGAAGAAGTAACACATCTCAAGCATGTAtgaaaaaccaacaagaagataCCAGGAACCTGATACCGTCTAACATAAGACATAAGTATGGCAGCTCGGTGGTGGACCAGCTTATCTGTCCAGTGCAG GTAAGAAGCTGTTTGAGAGAAGAAGAGAGAAGACTGTGCCACCAGGGATATTGCATACCCAAACTAAGCATGAAATCCTGTTTCATGGAAGACTATCCACACAAGATCTATTATGAACTGGGACATTGTCTCCGTAGTAATCTATTCCCAG GGGCGCCCATAAAACAGCACAGCTTGGTGCATGATTCCTATACAGCAGAAGTGAATGTAAAGGGGAGGCTGGAAAAACACAATACCCATCAATGGTATGGAAGGAAGACCGACGAGTTAG CCATTTGGTCGGAAATGGTAATGAAAAGAAATACCATAGCCAAGATCCTGCAAAGCCAACTTAAACCATCTTGTGCCTTCCCACTTCCGATCCGGACTAatgttcccaaaaatgttcctccTCCATTGCTACAACCACCAAAGAAGCCGAGAAAACAGAGATACAAGAAAATGAGTTAG
- the CIMIP4 gene encoding ciliary microtubule inner protein 4 isoform X1 yields the protein MRASVAGALEDICVWNTVWIIYVIKCYSSLPTPRSAPSNTINLDNEKLQMSSTKLYNIDQRTMSNQRGRRSNTSQACMKNQQEDTRNLIPSNIRHKYGSSVVDQLICPVQVRSCLREEERRLCHQGYCIPKLSMKSCFMEDYPHKIYYELGHCLRSNLFPGAPIKQHSLVHDSYTAEVNVKGRLEKHNTHQWYGRKTDELAIWSEMVMKRNTIAKILQSQLKPSCAFPLPIRTNVPKNVPPPLLQPPKKPRKQRYKKMS from the exons ATGAGGGCATCTGTGGCTGGCGCCCTGGAGGATATCTGTGTCTGGAACACTGTGTGGATCATCTATG TTATCAAGTGCTATTCATCTTTACCTACACCAAGATCCGCACCTTCTAATACAATTAATCTTGATAATGAGAAGCTTCAAATGAGCTCAACAAAATTGTACAATATAGATCAGCGCACTATGAGCAACCAAAGAGGGAGAAGAAGTAACACATCTCAAGCATGTAtgaaaaaccaacaagaagataCCAGGAACCTGATACCGTCTAACATAAGACATAAGTATGGCAGCTCGGTGGTGGACCAGCTTATCTGTCCAGTGCAG GTAAGAAGCTGTTTGAGAGAAGAAGAGAGAAGACTGTGCCACCAGGGATATTGCATACCCAAACTAAGCATGAAATCCTGTTTCATGGAAGACTATCCACACAAGATCTATTATGAACTGGGACATTGTCTCCGTAGTAATCTATTCCCAG GGGCGCCCATAAAACAGCACAGCTTGGTGCATGATTCCTATACAGCAGAAGTGAATGTAAAGGGGAGGCTGGAAAAACACAATACCCATCAATGGTATGGAAGGAAGACCGACGAGTTAG CCATTTGGTCGGAAATGGTAATGAAAAGAAATACCATAGCCAAGATCCTGCAAAGCCAACTTAAACCATCTTGTGCCTTCCCACTTCCGATCCGGACTAatgttcccaaaaatgttcctccTCCATTGCTACAACCACCAAAGAAGCCGAGAAAACAGAGATACAAGAAAATGAGTTAG
- the CIMIP4 gene encoding ciliary microtubule inner protein 4 isoform X3: MRASVAGALEDICVWNTVWIIYVIKCYSSLPTPRSAPSNTINLDNEKLQMSSTKLYNIDQRTMSNQRGRRSNTSQACMKNQQEDTRNLIPSNIRHKYGSSVVDQLICPVQVRSCLREEERRLCHQGYCIPKLSMKSCFMEDYPHKIYYELGHCLRSNLFPGAPIKQHSLVHDSYTAEVNVKGRLEKHNTHQWYGRKTDELGRWHERNFNYLNLKRAVDQKTRESQKS; this comes from the exons ATGAGGGCATCTGTGGCTGGCGCCCTGGAGGATATCTGTGTCTGGAACACTGTGTGGATCATCTATG TTATCAAGTGCTATTCATCTTTACCTACACCAAGATCCGCACCTTCTAATACAATTAATCTTGATAATGAGAAGCTTCAAATGAGCTCAACAAAATTGTACAATATAGATCAGCGCACTATGAGCAACCAAAGAGGGAGAAGAAGTAACACATCTCAAGCATGTAtgaaaaaccaacaagaagataCCAGGAACCTGATACCGTCTAACATAAGACATAAGTATGGCAGCTCGGTGGTGGACCAGCTTATCTGTCCAGTGCAG GTAAGAAGCTGTTTGAGAGAAGAAGAGAGAAGACTGTGCCACCAGGGATATTGCATACCCAAACTAAGCATGAAATCCTGTTTCATGGAAGACTATCCACACAAGATCTATTATGAACTGGGACATTGTCTCCGTAGTAATCTATTCCCAG GGGCGCCCATAAAACAGCACAGCTTGGTGCATGATTCCTATACAGCAGAAGTGAATGTAAAGGGGAGGCTGGAAAAACACAATACCCATCAATGGTATGGAAGGAAGACCGACGAGTTAG GCAGATGGCATGAGAGGAACTTTAATTACCTCAACCTAAAGAGGGCTGTAGATCAGAAAACCAGGGAGTCTCAGAAGTCATAA